TGTCTCCACAGCTGGCATACCTGACGGACCCGTGGCAGCCTGCAGTTCTGCGCTTGATTCAGCACACCTGCATTGGCGGCGTTGACAACAACGTCCCCGTTGGTGTGTGCGGTGAGGCTGCAGCAGACCCACTATTGGCCTGCGTTCTTGTAGGACTTGGCGTCAATTCCTTGTCCGCGGCCTCGACGGCAATCGCTGGCGTGGGTGCTCAGCTCGCTGAAGTGACCCTGGAGCAGTGCCAGAAGATGGCCGAGGCAGCCATCTACTCCGTGGGCGCACCAGAGGCACGCGAAGCTGTCCGCGCACTGTTGGATGAATACAACTCTTAAAACACGAGCTTGAACTCATCACCAACAAGCCGGTCAAAGCAGTAACTGTTCTGCTCTGACCGGCTTGTTTGTTTTAGCGTTTGACTAAGAACGGTGTGCATCAGGAACAACGACTACTTCAATCTCGCGATCACGCAGGGAGTTCAAGAAGACCTCAGATGCGCCGCTATCAGTGATAACGACATCGACCTCAGAAATTGGGGCGAAACTAACTAAGTAGTCCGTGCCCAACTTCGATGAGTCACACAAGACAACTACCTTGTGGGCGTTGGTAACGAAGGCAGACTTGATGGCTGCTTCCTGCGCATCCGCAGTGGACAACCCATGGTCCAAAGTGAGGGCGTTGGTGCCGATGAAAGCGACATCTGCACGAAGCAACGCCATCGTGCGCAGTGCCGTATCGCCCACAACAGCCTGCGTGATGGCGCGAACCGTGCCGCCAAGCAGCTGGACATACTGCACACCGTTATTCGCCAGCGATAATGCAATGGGCAGACTATTCGAGACGATAGACAACTGATGCGCAGCAGGGGATTGACCAATCAGATCCGCCACTGCGCTCGTGGTTGTACCCGCGTCGAGAAAGATACTGCCGTGGCCCTGGGGGAGAAATTCCATAGCGGCACGGGCGATCGCCATCTTTGCGGTGGTTGCTGAACGCAGACGCGTGTCAAGAGTCAATTCAGAAGTTTGGAAAGACTGTGATGCCACGGCGCCACCGTGGACACGATGCACAACGCCTTCTCGGTCGAGTACCGCAAGGTCACGACGGATGGTTTCAGCAGTGACATCGAAGCGCTCAGACAGCTCGGTGACGTTGACACGACCCTCTACTGCAGTCAATGAAGCAATTTGTCGGCGACGCTCCTCAGCGTACATATGGCATTCCCTTCCATCACGGGCCTAGGTCGAATCAGTCAAGGTCAATTCCCCCACCCGATAATGAGATGCGCAAGAAATTTAAACGGAGGGCGGAAATGTGGAGTTATGTCCTAATTTGGCAGCCTTAACTCCAGAATGCCATGGTTTTCAGAACTAAACACAGATTCAGCATCAACGGCATAATCACTTGTAGCCCGCTGTACAGTATTGTTGCTGCTATTAATAGCGGTCAGCGGGTTAATATCGGACACAGAATGTGGGAATACCTGCGATTTAAGAGCCAAAGGAAATTACCCTTTCGGGGGGAGTAGATTTCCGATATCCCACAAACTGAGAACACAAAAAGAGGCCGCGTCCTCCTTGGGTAGAGGGCGCAGCCTAGGTTCTAGCGAGTGCTCGTGTTAAATCTTGCGGATTACAGAGACAACCTTGCCCATAATCTTGGCGTCATCACCTGGAATAGGTGCAAATGCCTCATTGTGGGGAAGTAGCCACACGCCACTGGAGTCCTGGTGGAATTCCTTGACTGTGGCTTCCTCATTGTCCAGGAGTGCCGCGACGAAGTCGCCGGATTCCGCGGTGGGCTGGGAACGGATAATTACCCAGTCGCCGTCAAGGATGGCTGCGTCCTTCATGGATTCGCCAACGACCTTGAGCATGTAGAGCTCGCCCTTGCCCACAATCTCATCGGGGAGAGGGTAGTAGGAGTCCACATTCTCTTCTGCCGTAATCGGAGCACCCGCAGCAATACGACCGACAACCGGGATGTAGCTAACGCCTGCTGCACCTTCCGGAAGGGTGGCGTCAATCGGAGCCTCTGCGGTGCTCTTGCGTCCTGGCTTCGGCTCATCATCCATTGCAAACTGGCGAAGATCCACAGCGCGTGGCTTGTTTGGATCTCGACGAAGGAAGCCCTTCTGCTCCAGCTGGTTCAGCTGGTAAGCAACGGAAGAGGTGGACTGAAGTCCAACCGCGTCACCGATTTCGCGAATGCTTGGCGGATAACCGCGCAAAACAACAGCATCTTTGATGACTTCGAGGATCCGGCGCTGTCGCGGCGACAGCTCGGAAATATCTGGACGGGGAGTAACTCCTCGTGGTTTGGCCATTTTCTTAGCTCCTTGGACATCTAAGCCTGCATCCAAATTGCGTGATGCTTTAGCGGCTTAGTTCGACTGAACTTACGTCAAGTGGACTGCGGGTAATCGGTGAAAGTGAAATAGCTATAAAAGCGATACCGTATTTGTATCACGTTTTTCACCGATGTTCGACTATTTCCGGCTATTTCTGGACAAACTTTCGAAATCCTGTTATAAATCGAACATACAAAGAAAATCGAACAGTTGCGCTAATGGCAAGCTTCAGTGTCTGGATAGATGGATAGTGTTACATGCGTGACCGAAAGGAAATTACTATGGCTATCGCTCTTAACCGCGGAAACGCAAATTCAGCACGTACTTCTACCTTCTCCCCGCATCGCGTGAATCGTGTTCCATCCGTATCTGTGTGGGAACCTTCACTTCGGGAACCGCGTGTAAACAATGTTCGCACTTTAGGGACCGCCCCTAGAACAGTGCAGCGAAACACTTTCGAACATCATGCTTCAAATCCAGAATTATCTACTCCCGAAAATGGTGGACGCGCTGCAAGTGTTCGAAGCAACATCGCGCTGGGCGCAGTATTTGGCGCTGCCGTATTCATGGGCACTCTTTTCGCCGGATTCAATACATCAGAAGAGCCAATGTCGCAGGTTACCTCCGTTAGCAGCTCGCCTGCGGCCGGTGAGGTTATTGCTCGATAAGGTGAGCGACAAAGCATTCGGATTTGTGCAACATCGCTGGCCATAGCGGCACATTGGGCAGTCTGAATAAGTTTTCTTAAGGGCAGTACACTAGTTCTAGTTAAGTATTCATCACGCTTTAATTTGGCGTGAGAATCCCACAGTTAGGACCTTTGGTGTACTGCCCTTTTTGCCATTACGAACAATCCCGTGTGATCGACTCCCGCGTTATCGATGCAGGCTCAGCTATACGCCGTCGCCGTGAGTGCGCCTCATGCCAGGGACGTTTCACCACCATTGAAAAAGCCATCCTCTTGGTGGTCAAGCGTAATGGTTTGGCTGAACCGTTTAGCCGTGACAAACTGATTCGCGGTGTTCGTCGAGCTTGCCAGGGGCGCGACGTCTCCGATGATGCTTTGAAGCGCCTAGCGCAGGAGGTAGAGGAGCGGGTGCGTAGTCACGGCAGCTCCCAGGTCAACGCTAATGATGTCGGCCTAGCCATCCTGGAGCCGCTCCGCGACTTGGATGAGGTTGCGTATTTGCGCTTTGCTTCCGTCTACAAGTCTTTCGATAGCGCGGATGACTTCGAGTCTGAGATTCGCCTCATGCGTCGCCGCGAACGCGACGTTTGATTATCGTTAGAGCTTGTCGACGGCCTTTTGGATTCGGCGTAACGAGACCGCGTGAGCGGTTCCAAGGCGTTGTGCGAAGAGGGAAACGCGGAGCTCTTCGATCATCCAACGGATGTCTTTGACCTCCCGTGACTTCGCACGACCGGCCGGTAGATTGCGCAGCCTGTTGTTGAGGTATGCATGAGCATTTTCTACTTCTGCTTGGCGGTCCGCGTCTTTGTCTGGGTCAATTCCCATCTCATCCATTCGGATATTCATGGCCTGCAGATACC
This region of Corynebacterium casei LMG S-19264 genomic DNA includes:
- a CDS encoding DeoR/GlpR family DNA-binding transcription regulator — its product is MYAEERRRQIASLTAVEGRVNVTELSERFDVTAETIRRDLAVLDREGVVHRVHGGAVASQSFQTSELTLDTRLRSATTAKMAIARAAMEFLPQGHGSIFLDAGTTTSAVADLIGQSPAAHQLSIVSNSLPIALSLANNGVQYVQLLGGTVRAITQAVVGDTALRTMALLRADVAFIGTNALTLDHGLSTADAQEAAIKSAFVTNAHKVVVLCDSSKLGTDYLVSFAPISEVDVVITDSGASEVFLNSLRDREIEVVVVPDAHRS
- the lexA gene encoding transcriptional repressor LexA, with product MAKPRGVTPRPDISELSPRQRRILEVIKDAVVLRGYPPSIREIGDAVGLQSTSSVAYQLNQLEQKGFLRRDPNKPRAVDLRQFAMDDEPKPGRKSTAEAPIDATLPEGAAGVSYIPVVGRIAAGAPITAEENVDSYYPLPDEIVGKGELYMLKVVGESMKDAAILDGDWVIIRSQPTAESGDFVAALLDNEEATVKEFHQDSSGVWLLPHNEAFAPIPGDDAKIMGKVVSVIRKI
- the nrdR gene encoding transcriptional regulator NrdR; this translates as MYCPFCHYEQSRVIDSRVIDAGSAIRRRRECASCQGRFTTIEKAILLVVKRNGLAEPFSRDKLIRGVRRACQGRDVSDDALKRLAQEVEERVRSHGSSQVNANDVGLAILEPLRDLDEVAYLRFASVYKSFDSADDFESEIRLMRRRERDV